Proteins encoded within one genomic window of Oncorhynchus tshawytscha isolate Ot180627B linkage group LG02, Otsh_v2.0, whole genome shotgun sequence:
- the LOC112267005 gene encoding ras-related protein Rab2BV isoform X3, whose translation MAQRVKNVPSWVPYVGTNVLQRLCGSHHCLRHHQRASVQRLRMKRSPKARRQIGADSFQALKNWMKELRQHGPPNIVVAIAGNKCDLSDARLNDSPTQGTSTAEPTVYLQTFGSNNVNIPWNSNCQPLRLSVGDTLEDVYVMSLKHARFD comes from the exons TTCCGTACGTTGGCACCAATGTACTACAGAGGCTCTGCGGCAGCCATCATTGTTTACGACATCACCAAAGAG CTAGTGTCCAGAGGTTGAGGATGAAGAGAAGTCCGAAAGCAAGACGGCAGATCGGTGCG GACTCGTTCCAGGCATTGAAAAACTGGATGAAGGAGCTTCGCCAACACGGCCCTCCCAACATCGTGGTAGCCATCGCTGGCAACAAGTGTGACCTGTCCGATGCCAG ATTAAATGACTCGCCGACGCAAGGGACGTCAACGGCCGAGCCAACCGTGTATCTTCAAACTTTTGGCTCCAACAATGTGAACATACCGTGGAACAGTAACTGCCAGCCATTGCGGCTCTCTGTTGGAGATACGCTGGAGGATGTGTATGTAATGTCACTCAAACATGCTCGCTTTGATTAG